DNA sequence from the Candidatus Terasakiella magnetica genome:
TGGTGCGTATGGACCATTCTTATAATCTGGATGATTTGATTAATAAGAAAACAGATGCCATGGCCTGTTATGTCTCAAACGAGCCGTTTGTTTTAAAAGAAAAAGGCGTTGGTTTTAACAGCTTTTCACCAAAGGACTTTGGTCAGAATTATTATGGTGACCTGCTCTTTACCTCGCAAAAAGAACTTAAGACGCATCCGGGTCGGGTAAAACGCTTTAAGGCGGCATCGCTTATGGGCTGGGCCTATGCGTTTGATCATATTGATGAAACAGTGAATTTGATCAAAAGATCGTATAATGGCCAGAAGAAATCCGTCAAAAGCCTTACCTTTGAAGGCCAAGAGTTAAAGAAACTGGCTTATCAAGATGGTTTACCATTGGGCCATATCAGCAAGGCTAAATTCACTGAGATTGCCAAGCTTTATTATAACTTGGGCATCCTGCCAGAAGTTAAAGAGCTCGATAGCTTTGTTTTAGAAGATTGATCTATTTTAATTTTTGAACGTAGGTTTCAAGCGCGCTTAAAAAGCGTGAGCGATCATTTTTGTTAAATGATTTACCACCGCCACCTTCAATCTCGCCAAGATCGCGCAAATGCGTCATTAAATCACGGCTGGCAAGCGCCATGCCGATACTGTCAGGTGTAAATTCCTTGCCGTTGTGAT
Encoded proteins:
- a CDS encoding ABC transporter substrate-binding protein, whose product is MLYMLSWQQAQAMEKVSLKLQWLDQFQFAGYYVAKEKGFYEKAGLDVEIIPFTFGSPNVVNDVVEGRATYGTGRSSLLAAHVKGLPVVALSAIFQETPSVLLTRDDTGIEHLSDLIGRRIMITPDELGAASTIGMLASEGLRVFDVVRMDHSYNLDDLINKKTDAMACYVSNEPFVLKEKGVGFNSFSPKDFGQNYYGDLLFTSQKELKTHPGRVKRFKAASLMGWAYAFDHIDETVNLIKRSYNGQKKSVKSLTFEGQELKKLAYQDGLPLGHISKAKFTEIAKLYYNLGILPEVKELDSFVLED